One segment of Armatimonadota bacterium DNA contains the following:
- the pilM gene encoding type IV pilus assembly protein PilM: MGLFKFSSGSLVGLDIGSDRLKVVELVRAGRTYRLARMATLPSPAGAFRDGVPVAPDEVGAQVRALFDKAGIRTDRVVVGAGGQNVTVREVRVPPMTAQELTAAVRYEAERYLPYNIQDVYMDYQVLGESTEDGRKMLDVVVVATRQDVVQRIIETVEAARLTPIVVDVESFAVLRALRPAQAPERTVVFIDLGAEASDIVITEGDRLRLTRNIPIGGTSLVHAVQEAMGLDEGAARQLLEERGEILDENAIPDDLTVQRIHDAIAPQVGDLITEVRRSLDYYQTRTRAAVVSQVVLTGGLARLRNLDRVLAAELGLPVEVGNPFAHLEVNGAAFGPDVLASTGPVMSVAVGLALRGGEER, from the coding sequence ATGGGCCTGTTCAAGTTCTCCTCCGGATCCCTGGTCGGGCTGGACATCGGCAGCGACCGGTTGAAGGTCGTGGAGCTGGTCCGGGCCGGCCGCACCTACCGGCTGGCCCGCATGGCCACGCTCCCCTCGCCCGCCGGCGCCTTCCGGGACGGGGTGCCGGTCGCCCCCGACGAGGTGGGGGCGCAGGTGCGGGCGCTCTTCGACAAGGCCGGCATCCGCACCGACCGCGTCGTCGTGGGCGCCGGCGGCCAGAACGTCACGGTGCGCGAGGTGCGCGTCCCGCCCATGACCGCCCAGGAGCTGACCGCGGCGGTCCGCTACGAGGCGGAGCGCTACCTCCCTTACAACATCCAGGACGTCTACATGGACTACCAGGTGCTGGGGGAGTCCACCGAAGACGGGCGCAAGATGCTGGACGTCGTCGTGGTGGCCACGCGCCAGGACGTGGTCCAGCGCATCATCGAGACGGTGGAGGCGGCCCGCCTCACCCCCATCGTGGTGGACGTCGAGTCCTTCGCCGTGCTGCGGGCCCTGCGCCCCGCCCAGGCGCCGGAGCGCACCGTGGTCTTCATCGACCTGGGTGCCGAGGCCAGCGACATCGTCATTACCGAGGGGGACCGCCTGCGGCTGACGCGCAACATCCCCATCGGCGGCACTTCGCTCGTGCACGCCGTCCAGGAGGCCATGGGCCTGGACGAGGGGGCGGCCCGGCAGCTGCTGGAGGAGCGCGGGGAGATCCTGGACGAGAACGCCATCCCCGACGACCTGACCGTGCAGCGCATCCACGACGCCATCGCCCCGCAGGTGGGCGACCTGATCACCGAGGTGCGGCGCTCCCTGGACTACTACCAGACGCGCACGCGCGCCGCCGTGGTCTCGCAGGTGGTGCTCACCGGCGGGCTGGCCCGGCTGCGCAACCTCGACCGCGTGCTGGCCGCCGAACTGGGCCTGCCGGTCGAGGTCGGCAACCCCTTCGCCCACCTGGAGGTCAACGGCGCGGCCTTCGGCCCCGACGTCCTGGCCTCCACCGGCCCCGTGATGTCGGTGGCCGTCGGCCTCGCGCTCAGAGGGGGAGAGGAGCGATGA
- a CDS encoding AMIN domain-containing protein, whose protein sequence is MSPTPWSVARKGFLTTRHRTRLAVACLALALLIGAPAWPAQAAAARVTGVTVKAFPGIVQVAVSATGRLTFTTTTLDAPTRLVVDLPGAVLAHGVPAVVEVGQGPVRRVRSGQWQRTPPVVRITVDLAAPTAYEVRALGPGLVVARLAVPRPTAGTRAPALATAPRQAVAAASGPRLAQAPAQQPPPPAQGGRITLDLRNTEIADVLSALAKLCGFNIVTDASVRGTITVRLVEVTCDEALRFILEANNLGFRRVGRNLIVMSAEKLAPPPEAPEPVVYMLGFANADQARAAVAAAVPGIRVAIDPRTNALVVFGTPSQQEQVQKILQSLDIKIAQILIETRVVDISTTVLRDAGLDWGLTGVPITQIQGVFPNQITVGVSTFDIFGRLTALIRDGRARVITAPRLAVLDGNKGMVNLGEEIPIPQVDAQGRITFTFKPVGVVLEITPRLGRDGIITTQITPEVSSVIEFLQTAAGPVPRLSTRRANTVVQARSGESIVIAGLISAQERRTIVRVPLLGDIPVIGSLFRRTTTDRTETEVIFIITPQVVDPPAPRP, encoded by the coding sequence ATGTCGCCCACTCCCTGGTCCGTGGCTCGTAAGGGGTTCCTGACGACGCGCCACCGCACGCGCCTCGCCGTGGCCTGCCTGGCGCTGGCGCTGCTGATCGGTGCGCCGGCCTGGCCGGCCCAGGCCGCGGCCGCCCGGGTCACCGGGGTGACGGTGAAAGCCTTCCCCGGCATCGTCCAGGTGGCGGTGAGCGCCACGGGGCGGCTGACCTTCACGACCACCACGCTCGACGCCCCCACCCGCCTGGTCGTCGACCTCCCCGGCGCGGTCCTGGCCCACGGCGTGCCGGCCGTGGTCGAGGTGGGTCAGGGGCCGGTGCGGCGGGTGCGGAGCGGGCAGTGGCAGCGCACCCCGCCGGTGGTGCGCATCACCGTCGACCTGGCCGCGCCCACCGCCTATGAGGTGCGGGCCCTGGGGCCGGGGCTCGTGGTGGCGCGCCTGGCCGTCCCGCGCCCGACGGCGGGGACCCGGGCGCCCGCCCTCGCAACGGCGCCCCGGCAGGCTGTGGCCGCGGCGTCCGGACCGCGCCTGGCCCAGGCCCCGGCGCAGCAGCCGCCCCCGCCGGCCCAGGGCGGTCGCATCACCCTCGACCTGCGCAACACCGAGATCGCCGACGTCCTCTCCGCGCTGGCCAAGCTGTGCGGCTTCAACATCGTCACCGACGCCTCCGTGCGCGGAACCATCACCGTCCGGCTGGTCGAGGTCACCTGCGACGAGGCGCTGCGCTTCATCCTGGAGGCGAACAACCTGGGCTTCCGCCGGGTGGGACGCAACCTCATCGTCATGTCGGCGGAGAAGCTGGCCCCGCCCCCGGAGGCGCCCGAGCCCGTGGTCTACATGCTGGGCTTCGCCAACGCCGATCAGGCGCGGGCGGCGGTGGCCGCGGCGGTGCCGGGGATCCGCGTGGCCATCGACCCGCGCACCAACGCGCTGGTGGTCTTCGGGACCCCGAGCCAGCAGGAGCAGGTGCAGAAGATCCTGCAGAGCCTCGACATCAAGATCGCCCAGATCCTCATCGAGACCCGCGTGGTGGACATCAGCACGACCGTCCTGCGGGACGCCGGGCTGGACTGGGGGCTGACCGGGGTGCCGATCACCCAGATCCAGGGGGTTTTCCCGAACCAGATCACGGTGGGCGTCTCCACCTTCGACATCTTCGGCCGGTTGACGGCGCTCATCCGCGACGGGCGCGCCCGCGTGATCACCGCGCCGCGGCTGGCCGTCCTGGACGGCAACAAGGGGATGGTCAACCTGGGCGAGGAGATCCCCATCCCCCAGGTGGACGCCCAGGGCCGCATCACCTTCACCTTCAAGCCGGTGGGGGTCGTGCTGGAGATCACGCCGCGGCTGGGACGCGACGGGATCATCACGACCCAGATCACGCCGGAGGTCAGCTCGGTGATCGAGTTCCTGCAGACCGCCGCGGGGCCGGTACCGCGCCTCTCCACCCGCCGGGCCAATACGGTGGTGCAGGCCCGCAGCGGCGAGTCCATCGTCATCGCCGGCCTGATCAGCGCCCAGGAGCGGCGCACCATCGTGCGGGTGCCGCTGCTGGGGGATATCCCGGTGATCGGCTCCCTCTTCCGCCGCACCACGACCGACCGGACGGAGACCGAGGTGATCTTCATCATCACCCCGCAGGTCGTCGACCCGCCGGCGCCCCGCCCCTGA
- the pilO gene encoding type 4a pilus biogenesis protein PilO encodes MKTSPRERLLVSVLVTLALAAGFYFFVYTGKQDEIRRLSAQLTQKQQQVAEMEQLAAQREDLEREYRALQDRIQAIEAKLPPAREIPTLLRQMQAVASEVGVKMNLIRPGALEAPTGQAGAGPRQGQPPAAAPAPASGQGQQAQPAAPPYQQFRLELSFEGTYDTLLSMLRRLENFPRFIAMTQLAISPQQPLPRLRLNVVSNTFVLPEARP; translated from the coding sequence ATGAAGACCAGCCCACGCGAGCGACTCCTCGTCAGCGTGCTCGTCACGCTGGCGCTGGCGGCCGGGTTCTACTTCTTCGTCTACACGGGGAAGCAGGACGAGATCCGCCGCCTCAGCGCGCAGCTCACCCAGAAGCAGCAGCAGGTGGCGGAGATGGAGCAGCTGGCCGCCCAGCGCGAGGACCTGGAGCGGGAGTACCGGGCCCTGCAGGACCGCATCCAGGCCATCGAGGCCAAGCTGCCCCCGGCGCGGGAGATCCCCACGCTGCTGCGTCAGATGCAGGCGGTGGCCAGTGAGGTCGGGGTGAAGATGAACCTCATCCGCCCCGGCGCCCTGGAGGCCCCCACCGGCCAGGCCGGCGCCGGGCCGCGACAGGGGCAGCCGCCCGCGGCCGCCCCTGCCCCGGCCTCCGGGCAGGGGCAGCAGGCCCAGCCGGCCGCCCCGCCCTACCAGCAGTTCCGGCTGGAGCTCTCCTTCGAGGGGACCTACGACACGCTGCTCAGCATGCTGCGCCGGCTGGAGAACTTCCCCCGCTTCATCGCCATGACCCAGCTCGCCATCTCGCCCCAGCAGCCGCTGCCCCGCCTGCGACTGAACGTCGTCTCCAACACCTTCGTCCTGCCCGAGGCGCGGCCGTAG
- a CDS encoding type II secretion system protein: MGRMRGQRGFTLIEILVALSLLAAVILLITRAFLTILSVTAQGGSVTVATGLAARQLEQLRTSVEAQTTRVGWRNAFCAIANTPPNPSDPPIPFAAPFGAYSYRILVNEAAVTARAGQEALLLPAWNVEPSLPGASPYAPDCARDEDPSVDDRVRWVTVEVYFRARPVPGEGTTRRPPPHVSCQLDPAALPDEAICVVRMTTAILRGAYHR, encoded by the coding sequence ATGGGCCGGATGAGAGGCCAGCGGGGATTTACGCTCATCGAGATCCTGGTGGCGCTGTCGCTGCTGGCGGCCGTCATCCTCCTGATCACCCGGGCCTTCCTCACGATCCTCAGCGTCACCGCCCAGGGCGGGAGCGTGACGGTGGCGACGGGACTGGCGGCACGTCAACTGGAGCAGCTGCGCACGTCGGTGGAGGCCCAGACGACCCGCGTGGGCTGGCGGAACGCCTTCTGCGCCATCGCCAACACCCCGCCCAACCCCAGCGATCCCCCGATCCCATTCGCGGCGCCCTTCGGGGCGTACAGCTACCGGATCCTGGTGAACGAGGCGGCGGTGACGGCGCGGGCGGGCCAGGAGGCGCTCCTCCTGCCGGCCTGGAACGTCGAGCCGAGCCTCCCGGGCGCCTCCCCCTACGCCCCGGACTGCGCGCGCGACGAGGACCCCTCGGTGGACGACCGGGTCCGCTGGGTGACGGTCGAGGTCTACTTCCGCGCCCGTCCCGTGCCGGGCGAGGGGACAACGCGCCGGCCCCCACCGCACGTCTCCTGCCAGCTCGACCCTGCAGCCCTGCCCGACGAGGCCATCTGCGTCGTGCGCATGACGACGGCCATCCTGCGGGGGGCGTACCACCGCTAG
- a CDS encoding GspH/FimT family pseudopilin, with amino-acid sequence MAMGRSSAGPGRDQQGLSLVEVVVVVVLLGILLALSLGGRSLIDDRRLAGAARTLVGDLRLVEQRARTERRCWRVTFDPAGEAYTLQFTTDPWDVTTGCPATGWQPLRAVTLPSRIDLASTSFAGNTMTVSPFGNPNAGAVVLRTPGGGQRRVVVNVGGRVELAP; translated from the coding sequence ATGGCGATGGGACGCTCCTCCGCTGGACCGGGCCGTGACCAGCAGGGCCTCTCGCTGGTCGAGGTGGTCGTGGTGGTGGTGCTGCTGGGCATCCTCCTGGCGCTGAGCCTGGGGGGCCGCAGCCTCATCGACGACCGCCGGCTGGCCGGCGCCGCCCGCACGCTGGTCGGGGACCTGCGCCTGGTGGAGCAGCGGGCCCGCACCGAGCGGCGCTGCTGGCGGGTGACCTTCGACCCGGCCGGCGAGGCCTACACCCTGCAGTTCACCACCGATCCGTGGGACGTCACCACCGGGTGCCCGGCCACCGGCTGGCAGCCGCTGCGGGCCGTGACCCTGCCCTCGCGCATCGACCTGGCCAGCACCTCCTTCGCGGGCAACACGATGACCGTCTCGCCGTTCGGCAACCCCAACGCGGGGGCCGTGGTGCTGCGCACGCCCGGCGGGGGGCAGCGCCGCGTGGTGGTGAACGTGGGCGGCCGCGTCGAGCTCGCCCCATAG
- a CDS encoding prepilin-type N-terminal cleavage/methylation domain-containing protein: MPWPPGNLSHPPCRARPTRIPRRGQGRWAERGLTLLEVVVALTLAALALLFAARAAATILVVTNRSGSATVAANLAARTLEEVRARVEAQPTLAQWTAAWDALTSQGPTPFAPPFGAYAYEILVDQVAMASAPVPCRVARDPTGPPCPITGNAATDSNLVKWVTVRVYHDGLLRAELSSAILRGMWWRS, from the coding sequence GTGCCCTGGCCGCCTGGAAACCTGTCTCACCCTCCCTGCCGTGCGCGTCCGACCCGGATCCCGCGCCGCGGGCAGGGACGATGGGCCGAGCGCGGCCTCACCTTGCTGGAAGTCGTGGTGGCCCTCACGCTGGCGGCACTGGCGCTGCTCTTTGCGGCGCGTGCTGCCGCCACCATCCTGGTCGTGACCAACCGCAGCGGCAGCGCGACGGTGGCGGCGAACCTGGCGGCCCGCACGCTCGAGGAGGTGCGGGCGCGCGTCGAGGCCCAGCCCACCCTGGCGCAGTGGACCGCGGCCTGGGACGCCCTGACCTCGCAAGGCCCGACCCCCTTCGCCCCGCCCTTCGGGGCCTACGCCTACGAGATCCTGGTGGACCAGGTGGCGATGGCGTCCGCCCCGGTGCCCTGCCGCGTGGCCCGCGACCCGACCGGGCCCCCGTGCCCCATCACGGGGAACGCCGCCACGGACAGCAACCTGGTCAAGTGGGTGACCGTGCGGGTCTACCACGACGGCCTGCTGCGGGCCGAACTCTCCTCCGCGATCCTGCGCGGGATGTGGTGGCGGAGTTGA
- a CDS encoding prepilin-type N-terminal cleavage/methylation domain-containing protein, which translates to MSRSRRLMASGLSLLEVVVALAVLAIAAVGLYAMAVSAASGVLVSGEFLEAQQAARRGMDHLAEEVRWAEAVVADAGCTGSLCPDRVTVEVPPDNPIFPGCRYRVRFRHDGSSTPPTLRRELVDGTGPGCPVTSGAIVLAARIEEFHVEYCDAAGGCTPTASPAPGDVVRLQARVGVRRSTRLPFGLWRVSTDLFLRSAPTGAGGGSGGGGTVPGRPTPGRAIAPPTPTPTPTPVPTPTPTPRPTPPPTPTPAPTPTPTPRPTPTPTPTPTPTRTPTPAPTPTPTRTPTPTPTPPPTPPPPR; encoded by the coding sequence GTGTCCAGGTCTCGCCGGCTGATGGCCAGCGGCCTCTCCCTGCTGGAGGTGGTCGTGGCCCTGGCGGTCCTCGCCATCGCCGCGGTGGGGCTCTATGCGATGGCGGTGAGCGCTGCCTCAGGGGTCCTGGTGAGCGGAGAGTTCCTTGAGGCGCAGCAGGCTGCGCGCCGGGGGATGGACCATCTGGCCGAGGAGGTCCGCTGGGCCGAAGCGGTCGTGGCCGATGCGGGGTGCACCGGCAGTCTCTGCCCCGACCGGGTCACGGTGGAGGTCCCGCCGGACAACCCCATCTTCCCGGGGTGCCGCTACCGGGTCCGCTTCCGGCACGACGGGTCGAGCACGCCGCCGACGTTGCGGCGCGAGCTGGTGGACGGGACGGGCCCGGGCTGCCCGGTGACCTCCGGGGCCATCGTCCTGGCGGCGCGCATCGAGGAGTTTCACGTCGAGTACTGCGACGCGGCCGGGGGGTGCACGCCGACCGCCTCACCCGCGCCGGGGGACGTGGTCAGGCTGCAGGCCCGCGTGGGGGTACGCCGCTCCACCCGGTTGCCGTTCGGCCTGTGGCGGGTGAGCACCGACCTGTTCCTGCGCTCGGCCCCCACAGGGGCGGGCGGCGGGAGCGGGGGAGGGGGTACGGTCCCGGGGCGCCCGACGCCCGGGCGGGCGATCGCGCCGCCCACACCCACGCCAACCCCCACGCCCGTGCCCACGCCCACGCCGACCCCACGACCCACTCCGCCTCCGACGCCAACGCCCGCGCCCACACCGACGCCGACACCACGACCGACGCCCACGCCGACCCCGACCCCCACCCCCACGCGGACGCCGACGCCCGCGCCGACGCCCACCCCCACACGGACGCCGACACCCACACCCACACCACCGCCGACGCCCCCGCCGCCGCGGTGA
- a CDS encoding PilN domain-containing protein: MIRINLLPRRPRRQVPGGALLAVALPVAVLVVLVVVYLSLSARLAALQGELRRADARIAELQPQVAEVQALKRQIEEARRKEDLLAQLLASQLPASSILANIRVLIPRDVWMTTLNVPDTGSFTIDGMAMSFVAVARLMDNLESSRLFDGLDLSSAERERVGEVEVVRFQVTGRLVKPGATPESSR; this comes from the coding sequence ATGATCCGGATCAACCTCCTGCCGCGGCGGCCGCGGCGCCAGGTGCCCGGCGGGGCGCTCCTGGCGGTCGCCCTGCCCGTGGCGGTGCTCGTCGTGCTCGTCGTCGTCTACCTGAGCCTCTCCGCCCGCCTCGCCGCCCTGCAGGGGGAGCTGCGCCGGGCCGACGCGCGCATCGCCGAGCTGCAACCGCAGGTGGCGGAGGTCCAGGCGCTCAAGCGGCAGATCGAGGAGGCCCGGCGCAAGGAGGACCTGCTGGCGCAGCTGCTGGCCAGCCAGCTCCCCGCCTCCTCCATCCTGGCCAACATCCGGGTGCTCATCCCCCGGGACGTCTGGATGACTACCCTGAACGTGCCCGACACCGGGTCCTTCACCATCGACGGGATGGCCATGAGCTTCGTGGCGGTGGCGCGGCTCATGGACAACCTGGAGTCCAGCCGCCTCTTCGACGGCCTCGACCTGAGCTCCGCCGAGCGTGAGCGGGTGGGCGAGGTCGAGGTCGTCCGCTTCCAGGTGACCGGACGCCTGGTCAAGCCCGGCGCCACCCCGGAGAGCAGCCGATGA
- a CDS encoding sensor domain-containing diguanylate cyclase: protein MEAVRLHATLNWLIDTAAEVAPGQDLEETLERYLDRLLQWVDAEQGSILLRDGDGLALVAARGLSAEVTPGMRIGLQEGPAGEVAAEGTPRLLYGELPSPRATPRPRSALIIPIRSRERVIGVLNLGKLSGARDFTPEDLQVISVVAAQLAWLLANFELMSKMWRLAITDELTGLYNRRYFFLRLREEMQRALRYDKPLSLVMLDLDGFKELNRSHGLLVADEVLAKVAGVIQRNLRAVDVAARYGGDEVVVILPETPAGPAASIIARLQRAVADETFVGRNGMPVHLSVCAGIAQFPADGVDPEDLIRKADAALIEAKRAGSGRLLLAE from the coding sequence ATGGAAGCGGTGCGCCTGCACGCCACCCTGAACTGGCTGATCGACACGGCCGCCGAGGTCGCTCCCGGGCAGGACCTGGAGGAGACGCTGGAGCGCTACCTGGACCGCCTCCTCCAGTGGGTAGACGCGGAGCAGGGGTCCATCCTCCTGCGGGACGGGGATGGTCTCGCCCTCGTGGCCGCCCGGGGCCTCAGCGCCGAGGTCACGCCGGGCATGCGCATCGGCCTGCAGGAGGGTCCGGCGGGCGAGGTGGCGGCGGAGGGCACCCCGCGCCTCCTCTACGGCGAGCTGCCGTCGCCGCGGGCGACCCCACGGCCCCGCTCGGCGCTGATCATCCCCATCCGCAGCCGGGAGCGCGTCATCGGCGTGCTCAACCTGGGGAAGCTCTCGGGCGCCCGCGACTTCACCCCCGAAGACCTCCAGGTCATCTCGGTGGTGGCCGCCCAGTTGGCCTGGCTGCTGGCCAACTTCGAGCTCATGTCCAAGATGTGGCGGCTGGCCATCACCGACGAGCTCACCGGGCTGTACAACCGGCGCTACTTCTTCCTGCGGCTGCGTGAGGAGATGCAGCGGGCGTTGCGCTACGACAAGCCGCTGTCGCTGGTGATGCTGGACCTGGACGGGTTCAAGGAGCTCAACCGCAGCCACGGGCTGCTGGTGGCGGACGAGGTCCTGGCCAAGGTGGCGGGGGTGATCCAGCGCAACCTGCGGGCCGTGGACGTCGCCGCCCGCTACGGGGGCGACGAGGTGGTGGTGATCCTGCCGGAGACGCCGGCCGGCCCGGCGGCGTCGATCATCGCCCGGCTGCAGCGGGCCGTGGCCGACGAGACCTTCGTGGGGCGGAACGGCATGCCCGTCCACCTGAGCGTCTGCGCCGGGATCGCCCAGTTCCCGGCGGACGGGGTGGACCCGGAGGACCTCATCCGCAAAGCCGACGCCGCCCTCATCGAGGCGAAGCGCGCAGGCAGCGGACGCCTCCTGTTGGCGGAGTAA
- a CDS encoding tetratricopeptide repeat protein: MRRLAVLPGTRRPVRSAHAALLVLLLLPLAAGRVAAQAPSAVPPFDTSRVYASEAAFQQAIQPYQAAITANPANARAHYWLGVAYFHAYRLWRAGLAPYAAGYLPRAIASLREAVQRDPAWLSAYLVLHDALFMAERHDEAARVLQTYLDRTRPAARP; this comes from the coding sequence GTGCGGCGACTCGCCGTGCTGCCCGGGACCCGCCGGCCCGTGCGCTCCGCCCACGCGGCGCTCCTCGTGCTGCTGCTCCTTCCCCTCGCCGCCGGGCGGGTCGCCGCTCAGGCGCCGTCCGCCGTGCCGCCTTTCGACACCAGCCGCGTCTACGCCAGCGAGGCGGCGTTCCAGCAGGCCATCCAGCCCTACCAGGCGGCCATCACCGCCAACCCGGCCAACGCCCGCGCCCATTACTGGCTGGGCGTGGCCTACTTCCACGCCTACCGCCTCTGGCGGGCCGGCCTCGCTCCCTACGCCGCCGGCTACCTCCCCCGGGCGATCGCGTCCCTGCGGGAGGCGGTGCAGCGCGATCCGGCCTGGCTGTCGGCCTACCTGGTCCTCCACGACGCCCTCTTCATGGCGGAGCGGCACGACGAGGCGGCCAGGGTGCTGCAGACCTACCTCGACCGGACGCGTCCGGCCGCACGGCCCTGA
- a CDS encoding prepilin peptidase, which produces MTAVQGLVAAVVGAMVGSFANVVIYRVPRRESVVAPRSRCPACGHPIAARDNVPLLSFLLLRGRCRHCGTAISWRYPLVEALTALLFVAVWRAFGPTWEGLRAALFVLILVVVVFVDLDHRLIPNAVTYPGMAAGLLLALPDGPAALAERVLAGVGAGAFFLAVAVVSRGGMGGGDVKLAAVMGLFLGWPTIAAALFLSFLAGGLVGIALILLGLRRRKDAIPFGPFLALGSLAGLFWGASLVRWYFG; this is translated from the coding sequence ATGACGGCCGTGCAGGGGCTGGTGGCGGCGGTGGTGGGAGCCATGGTGGGCTCCTTCGCCAACGTGGTGATCTATCGGGTGCCGCGCCGGGAGTCGGTGGTGGCCCCGCGCTCGCGCTGTCCGGCCTGCGGCCACCCCATCGCCGCGCGGGACAACGTGCCGCTCCTCAGCTTCCTCCTGCTGCGGGGCCGCTGCCGCCACTGCGGGACGGCCATCTCGTGGCGCTACCCGCTGGTGGAGGCGCTGACGGCCCTGCTCTTCGTGGCGGTCTGGCGGGCCTTCGGCCCCACCTGGGAGGGCCTGCGCGCCGCCCTCTTCGTGCTGATCCTGGTGGTCGTCGTGTTCGTCGACCTGGACCACCGGCTGATCCCCAACGCCGTGACCTACCCGGGGATGGCCGCGGGCCTGCTGCTGGCGCTGCCCGACGGCCCCGCCGCCCTGGCGGAGCGGGTCCTGGCCGGCGTGGGGGCCGGAGCGTTCTTCCTGGCCGTCGCTGTGGTCAGCCGGGGCGGGATGGGCGGCGGTGACGTCAAGCTGGCCGCCGTGATGGGCCTCTTCCTGGGATGGCCGACCATCGCCGCTGCCCTCTTCCTCAGCTTCCTCGCCGGGGGGCTCGTGGGCATCGCCCTGATCCTGCTGGGACTACGCCGGCGGAAGGACGCCATCCCCTTCGGCCCCTTCCTCGCGCTCGGCAGCCTGGCAGGGCTGTTCTGGGGGGCCTCCCTCGTCCGGTGGTACTTCGGGTGA
- a CDS encoding prepilin-type N-terminal cleavage/methylation domain-containing protein: MRRRGPIPTLRRWPPPRATRGVTLLEVLVGIAVLVIVVGSLYGMVRESLRSASVNEAFMEVQQQARVGLSRIAQEARWAAGVDVATLACPAPALAPDCVTLAIPADNPLTRTAYRVTFRLNAARQQLERVEERGVATTTTVLATQVSDVVFRYFDAANAPTTIPLNVVRIQVDLRLTRPAGLAPAQGAGLLEGAVQSDVFLRRAVATPGIPVPPVAGTPPPRPVVTLGAGAPTPTPTPTPTPTPTPTPPPTPTPAPTPTPTPRPSPTPTPQPTPTPAPTPAPTPTPGPTPPPPPPTPLPTPSPSPSPKPTPTPTPTPRPTPAPTPTPTLAPTPRPTPTPRPTPTPTPTPTPTPKPTPRGR, translated from the coding sequence ATGCGCCGGCGCGGTCCCATCCCCACGCTGCGGCGCTGGCCGCCACCGCGGGCCACGCGCGGCGTCACCCTGCTCGAAGTCCTCGTGGGGATCGCCGTCCTGGTGATCGTCGTCGGGTCGCTGTACGGGATGGTGCGCGAGTCGCTGCGCTCGGCGAGTGTGAACGAGGCCTTCATGGAGGTGCAGCAGCAGGCCCGCGTCGGCCTCTCGCGCATCGCCCAGGAAGCCCGGTGGGCCGCCGGCGTGGACGTGGCCACCCTGGCCTGTCCGGCGCCGGCCCTCGCGCCCGACTGCGTCACCCTCGCCATCCCCGCTGACAACCCGCTCACCCGCACCGCCTACCGGGTGACCTTTCGGCTGAACGCCGCCCGCCAGCAGCTCGAGCGCGTGGAGGAGCGCGGCGTCGCGACGACGACCACGGTGCTGGCGACGCAGGTCAGCGACGTGGTCTTCCGCTACTTCGACGCCGCGAACGCGCCCACCACGATCCCCCTGAACGTCGTCCGCATCCAGGTGGACCTGCGGCTGACGCGCCCCGCCGGGCTGGCGCCGGCCCAGGGGGCCGGGCTCCTGGAGGGTGCGGTGCAGAGCGATGTCTTCCTCCGCCGCGCGGTGGCCACGCCCGGGATCCCTGTTCCCCCGGTGGCGGGCACGCCGCCGCCGCGCCCGGTCGTGACGCTCGGCGCCGGCGCGCCCACCCCCACGCCGACCCCGACGCCCACCCCCACGCCGACGCCCACCCCGCCTCCCACCCCGACCCCGGCGCCGACACCGACCCCCACGCCACGACCGAGTCCCACGCCGACCCCCCAGCCGACGCCGACGCCGGCGCCCACCCCGGCCCCGACGCCCACGCCGGGACCCACGCCGCCACCGCCACCACCGACCCCGCTGCCGACACCGAGCCCGTCACCGAGCCCCAAACCCACCCCGACGCCCACCCCGACGCCCAGGCCGACCCCGGCGCCGACACCCACCCCCACGCTTGCGCCGACCCCGCGGCCGACGCCGACCCCGCGGCCGACGCCGACCCCGACGCCGACCCCGACCCCGACGCCCAAGCCGACGCCGCGGGGCCGCTGA
- a CDS encoding sigma-70 family RNA polymerase sigma factor, protein MKDAWARARPVPEDAGGAAGEATPRDFAALLSRHWPQAYRFAYRLAGRADEAEELMQQAAEEAFLAFSRFRPGTRFDRWFMRILYTTFLDRTRRERRKVFSLDDLPEGALPAGAQGDPEAALLQALDGPVRRALAALPAEYRAAVVLVDLEGLPYDDAAAILHCPVGTLRSRLHRGRLALREWLRPYVDALRREEA, encoded by the coding sequence GTGAAGGACGCCTGGGCGCGGGCGCGGCCGGTGCCGGAGGATGCCGGAGGGGCGGCGGGAGAGGCGACGCCCCGCGACTTTGCCGCCCTGCTGTCGCGGCACTGGCCGCAGGCCTACCGGTTCGCCTACCGGCTGGCCGGGCGTGCCGACGAGGCGGAGGAGCTGATGCAGCAGGCCGCGGAGGAAGCCTTCCTCGCCTTCAGCCGGTTCAGGCCGGGCACGCGGTTCGACCGCTGGTTCATGCGCATCCTCTACACGACGTTCCTCGACCGAACCCGGCGGGAGCGCCGCAAGGTCTTCTCCCTGGACGACCTGCCGGAGGGCGCGCTGCCGGCCGGCGCGCAGGGCGACCCCGAGGCAGCGCTGCTGCAGGCGTTGGACGGCCCGGTGCGCCGGGCGCTGGCCGCCCTCCCTGCCGAGTACCGCGCGGCAGTCGTCCTGGTCGACCTGGAGGGCCTGCCCTACGACGACGCGGCGGCCATCCTCCACTGCCCCGTGGGCACACTCCGCTCCCGACTGCACCGGGGCCGCCTGGCGCTGCGGGAGTGGCTGCGCCCCTACGTGGACGCGCTGAGGCGGGAAGAGGCGTGA